In a genomic window of Larus michahellis chromosome 3, bLarMic1.1, whole genome shotgun sequence:
- the POLR1B gene encoding DNA-directed RNA polymerase I subunit RPA2, which yields MAARGDGDPHRLRPRPPGSGGGARRDLAAAHIESFNYAVSEGVYRAVQDLLPLEFALKDRRVSLAVVGVSITPPAVPAGTVCQERRVFPAECRGVRSTYRGRIAADISWSVNDVPQGTIKHPLGYIPIMVKSKFCNLYNLSPKELMQHHEEEEEMGGYFIINGLEKVIRMLIMPRRNFPLAMTRHKWKNRGPGFTEYGVVMHCVKDEHTAINMNLHYLENGCVMVNFIFQKELFFLPLGFALKALVNFPDYQIFEELVKEKESDTFYVNCVTEMMRAVVDAGCLTQQNVLEYLGKSFRVKLNLPEWYSNEQAADFILNKCICIHLTNRTEKFYLLCMMTRKLYAFAKGECMEDNPDSLMNQEVLTPGQLFLMFLKERLESWLQSVKFVLEKRAEKADININADSLVKAFGLATDLTKPFEYLLATGNLRSKTGLGMLQDSGLCVVGDKLNFIRYLSHFRCVHRGAAFSQMRTTTVRKLLPESWGFLCPVDTPDGEPCGLMNHMTAVCEIVTEIVPVRDIPPLLCSLGVTPIDATPSKPYAECYRVVLDGSVVGWVERELAPEIAETLRRFKITQEKRFPARAEVVLIPMTGKPSLYPGLFIFTTPCRMVRPVKNLFYGRNEWIGTLEQVFMNVASLESEVVPGTTTHQELFPHSILSVVANLIPFSDHNQSPRNMYQCQMGKQTMGFPVYNYKDRSDNKLYHLHTPQSPLVRPSMYDHYSMDSYPVGTNSIVAVISYSGYDMEDAMIVNKSSWERGFAYGSVIKMESIDLSLKASRAGDNLVFGIRPGDPNVMEKLDADGLPFVGSILQPGDPFYSFMNLNTGETFTVYYPNKEVGIVDNVRLCSNDRGTGKFKKACITVRVPRNPTVGDKFASRHGQKGILSQLWPIEDMPFTENGMVPDILFNPHGFPSRMTIGMLIESMAGKSAALHGVSYDATPFTFTEKDSALKYFGKTLVSAGYNFFGTEKMYSGISGLELEAEIFVGVVYYQRLRHMVSDKFQVRTTGPRDSVTNQPIQGRNVEGGIRFGEMERDALLAHGTSFLLQDRLFNCSDGSIAYVCTSCGSMTSPVLEKPPHSSSVTSNRRYSCSVCSEVDAIEAVPVPHVFRYFVAELAAMNIKTKLQVE from the exons ATGGCGGCGCGCGGCGACGGGGACCCGCACCGGCTGCGGCCGAGGccgccgggcagcggcggcggggcccggcgcgaCCTGGCCGCCGCCCACATCGAGTCCTTCAACTACGCCGTCAGCGAGGGCGTCTACCGCGCCGTGCAG GATCTGTTGCCGCTGGAGTTCGCGCTGAAGGACAGACGAGTGTCGCTGGCGGTGGTGGGGGTGTCCATCACCCCCCCCGCCGTGCCGGCCGGGACGGTGTGCCAGGAGCGGAGGGTGTTCCCCGCCGAGTGCCGCGGCGTTCGCAGCACCTACCGCGGCAGGATCGCC GCTGACATCAGCTGGTCAGTGAATGATGTGCCACAAGGGACTATTAAACATCCCCTGGGGTATATTCCAATCATGGTGAAGTCCAAGTTCTGCAACCTCTACAATCTTTCTCCAAAAGAGCTAATGCAGCACCATGAGGAGGAAGAG gAAATGGGTGGCTACTTTATAATTAATGGCTTAGAAAAAGTTATTAGGATGCTGATTATGCCCAGGCGAAATTTCCCTCTTGCAATGACAAGacataaatggaaaaacagaggCCCTGGTTTCACAGAGTACG GAGTAGTGATGCACTGCGTTAAGGATGAGCACACTGCAATAAATATGAATCTTCACTACTTAGAAAACGGTTGCGTCATGgtgaatttcatttttcagaaagagTTGTTCTTCCTTCCCTTGGGATTTGCTCTGAAG GCATTAGTTAATTTCCCAGACTACCAGATTTTTGAAGAGTTggtcaaagaaaaggaaagtgacACCTTTTATGTGAACTGTGTTACTGAGATGATGAGAGCAGTAGTGGATGCTGGCTGTCTGACACAGCAAAACGTCCTTGAATACCTGGGAAAGAGTTTCAGAGTAAAACTTAACCTTCCTGAGTGGTACAGCAATGAACAGGCTGCAGATTTCATTTTGaa caaGTGTATCTGCATACACCTGACAAACAGAACTGAAAAGTTCTACCTGCTGTGCATGATGACCCGGAAGCTGTATGCTTTTGCCAAAGGGGAGTGCATGGAGGATAATCCAGACAGTCTGATGAATCAAGAAGTGCTTACCCCGGGACAACTTTTCCTTATGTTCTTAAAG GAGAGGCTTGAAAGCTGGTTGCAATCTGTTAAGTTCGTTTtggagaaaagagcagaaaaggccgATATCAACATAAATGCAGACAGCTTGGTGAAGGCGTTCGGCCTGGCAACAGACCTTACCAAGCCATTTGAATATCTTCTTGCAACTGGTAACCTGCGATCTAAAACCG gcctgggcATGTTACAGGACAGCGGCCTGTGTGTGGTGGGAGACAAGCTGAATTTCATTCGCTACCTTTCCCACTTTCGCTGCGTACACAGAGGGGCAGCGTTTTCCCAGATGAGAACTACAACTGTCCGCAAGCTGCTGCCCGAATCCTGGGGGTTCCTCTGCCCTGTGGACACCCCGGATGGAGAACCCTGTGGTCTGATGAACCACATGACAGCTGTGTGTGAAATAGTGACAGAGATAGTGCCTGTGAGAGATATTCCACCTTTGTTGTGTTCCCTGG GTGTCACCCCCATTGATGCGACGCCAAGCAAGCCTTACGCGGAGTGTTACAGAGTTGTGTTGGATGGCTCTGTGGTGGGCTGGGTAGAGCGGGAGCTGGCTCCTGAGATTGCAGAAACCCTCCGCCGTTTCAAG ATAACACAAGAGAAGAGATTTCCTGCACGGGCAGAAGTGGTCCTTATCCCAATGACAGGAAAACCCAGTCTGTATCCTGGGTTGTTCATTTTTACTACCCCTTGTCGGATGGTGCGGCCTGTCAAAAACCTGTTCTATGGAAGGAATGAATGGATTGGTACTCTGGAACAG GTCTTCATGAACGTGGCCTCGCTGGAGTCGGAGGTGGTGCCTGGCACAACAACTCACCAGGAGCTCTTCCCTCACAGCATTCTGAGCGTGGTGGCCAACCTCATCCCCTTTTCTGACCACAACCAAAGTCCGCGAAACATGTACCAGTGCCAGATGG GAAAGCAAACCATGGGGTTTCCGGTTTATAACTACAAGGACCGCTCAGATAACAAGCTGTACCACCTTCAcactccccagagccctctggtgCGGCCCAGCATGTATGACCATTACAGTATGGACAGCTATCCAGTCGGCACCAATTCAATTGTGGCTGTCATCTCCTACAGCGGCTATGACATGGAAGATGCAATG atTGTAAACAAATCTTCCTGGGAGAGAGGGTTTGCCTATGGAAGCGTTATCAAGATGGAGAGCATTGATCTTTCCCTTAAAGCCAGCAGGGCCGGCGATAACTTAGTATTTGGAATCAGGCCTGGCGATCCGAATGTGATGGAGAAGTTGGATGCCGACGGGCTGCCTTTTGTTGGCTCTATCCTGCAGCCTGGGGACCCCTTCTACAGCTTCATGAACCTCAACACGGGAGAGACCTTCACTGTGTACTATCC GAATAAGGAAGTCGGCATTGTAGACAACGTCAGGTTATGCAGTAACGACCGTGGCACTGGGAAGTTCAAGAAGGCTTGCATCACTGTCAGGGTTCCCCGAAATCCAACTGTCGGAGACAAATTTGCCAGCCGTCACGGACAGAAAGGCATCCTGAGCCAGCTCTGGCCAATTGAGGATATGCCGTTCACGGAGAACGGGATGGTCCCAGACATCCTCTTCAACcctcacggctttccctcccgtaTGACCATCGGGATGTTAATCGAGAGCATGGCGGGGAAGTCAGCGGCGCTGCACGGTGTCTCTTACGACGCCACTCCCTTCACCTTCACGGAGAAGGACTCCGCTTTGAAGTACTTTGGCAAGACTTTAGTCAGCGCAGGTTATAACTTCTTCGGGACGGAAAAGATGTACAGCGGCATCAGCGGCCTGGAGCTGGAGGCGGAGATCTTTGTGGGAGTGGTGTACTACCAGCGCCTGCGCCACATGGTCTCGGACAAGTTCCAGGTGAGGACAACAGGGCCCCGAGACTCTGTCACCAACCAGCCCATCCAGGGGAGGAACGTGGAAGGTGGGATTCGCTTCGGCGAGATGGAGCGTGACGCTTTGCTGGCTCACGGCACGTCTTTCTTGCTGCAAGACCGTCTCTTCAACTGCTCCGATGGCTCCATAGCCTACGTCTGCACGAGCTGCGGCAGCATGACATCTCCCGTGCTGGAGAA